ACCCCAGTCGCGCAGGCGATAGACGACCGTCCGCTTGCCGAAGCCCTGCGCTTCGGCGTAGTCGGCCATGGCGGCGCGCGCCGCGTCGGACGCCATCCCGGCAAAGGGGCCGCAGTCGGGACCGAGGCAACCTTCGTCAAGAAACGGGACGGAGGAAATCTCAAGCGTCGCGTTGGGGTCGGCGGGGATGGCGTCCCAGACGACGCGGCGGATGGGCAGCCGATACTTGCGCGAAAACTCAAAGTCGCGCTCGTCGTGCGCGGGGACGCTCATCAGCGCGCCTGTACCGTACTGCGCCAGCACGAAGTTGGCCGTCCAGACCGGCAGCCGTTCGCCGTTGAACGGATTGACGGCGCAGAGGCCTGTGTCTACGCCTTCTTTTTCGCGCGACTCGGTACGTTCACGGAGCGACTGAGCCGTGATGCGCTCGACAAACGCCGCGACTTCGGCGCGGACGGGGCTACGCTCCAGCAGCGTCGCCATCAGCGGATGCTCCGGGGCGACGATGACCGCGTTGGCGCCGTAGATGGTGTCAAGGCGCGTGGTGAAAATTCGAATGTTGACGGTTGGCGCGTCGGCGAGGGCGAAATCCACTGCCACGCCTTCGCTGCGGCCGATCCAGTCCCGCTGGCGTTTGAGGACATGGCCGGGCCAGCCGTCGCGCAGGACGCCCTCGATGCCGGCCAGCAGTTCCTCGGCGTAGTCGGTTTGCCGGACAAACCACTGTTCCAGTTCGCGTTGTTCGACCGGCGTATCTTCGTGCCGCCAGCAGTAGCCGCCTTCGGCCTGCTCGTTGGCCAGACTCGTGTTGCACTTCGGACACCAGTTGACGACCGACCGCTTGCGGTACACCAGCCCCTTTTTGAAAAGCTGAATGAACATCCACTGATTCCAGCGGTAGTACTCCGGTCGGCAGGTGGTGATTTCACGGCTCCAGTCGTAGCTGAACCCCAGTCGTTGCAGTTGGGCGCGCATGACGGCGATGTTGTGGAACGTCCAGTCGTCCGGGCGCGCGCCCTGCTTGATGGCGGCGTTTTCGGCCGGCAGACCGAAGGCGTCCCAGCCCATCGGGTGCAGTACGTCGTAGCCGCGTAGCCGCTTGTACCACGCCACGGCGTCGCCGATGCTGTAGTTGCGGACGTGTCCCAAGTGGATGCGTCCCGACGGGTAGGGGAGCATTTCCAGCATGTAGTAGCGCGGGCGCGTCCCGTCGTCGCGGACGGCGAAGGTTTGTTCGTCGCGCCAGATTCGCTGCCAATGTTCTTCAATGACGTGGGGTTGGTATTTCTCGTGCATAGAGGTGAAAGCGAACGCAGGGGTGCATCCGTCCGATGACCCTGCGCAGGAAGGTGGTCAGTTGTGTTGGCGGAAGGATGACCAAAAGCGGCGGGTCGGTAAAGCGCGCGGTGCGCCGACCCTTCCAGAAGATTGTTCTGCTCCATGACTTTGTCGCTGGGTTTAGGGACGTGGCGGTTTGGGGTAATGTCACCGGGACAAGACATGTCCCAAACCCAGAGAATTTTCCGAGACGGCGACGGTCAGGCGGCGGACGGCACACGGCGGCAGCCTTGGCGTCGCGTCACGCAGCGCAAGAGATGAAGAGCAGAAATTAGGCAGAGGGAAAGCTATGGCAGTGAGATGGGAGAGTCTGCGCAGCGGCGTGTTTTTGGCGGCGGTGGCGGCGGCGCTGGTGTGGGCGACGGCGTGGCCGGTGGCGACGGAGGCGGTTGGGCAAAAGAAGCGCCGGACGCGGAGCGGGCAGCGGGTGCGGCAGGTGCTGCCGCCGTCGGAGGAAGCGAGCGTGCCAGCGAGTGAGCGGCGGGTGGCGCTGGTGATTGGGAACGGGGCGTATCGGGGGGCGCGGCCGTTGGCGAATCCGGGGAATGACGCGCGGGCGATGGCTGGGGTGCTGCGGGAGCTGGGGTTTGAGGTGCTGGGTACCGGCGGTGGCGGGTACGTGGATTTGGACGCAGGCGGATTATGGTGGAGGCGGTGAAGCGGTTTCGGCAGCGGTTGCGTGAGAGCGGGGGCGTGGGTTTGTTTTACTTTGCAGGGCATGGGGTGGAAGTCGGCGGCGTGAACTATTTGATTCCGGTGGAGGCGGACCCGCGCGAGGAACTGGATGTAAAGTATCAGGGGGTGGATGTAGGGGATGTGCTGGAGGCGATGAAGGAGAGTCGGTTGGGGATAGTGATTTTGGATGCGTGTCGGGACAATCCGTTTCGGGGTGCATGGGCAGGGAAGCGGACGAGCGGGGGTTGGGGATTGGGGCGGACGGAAGCGCCGAGCGGGATGCTGATTGCGTACGCAACAGGGCCTGGGAAGACGGCGCGGGATGGGTATCAGGGCGAGCGAAACGGGTTGTACACGGAGGTGTTGCTGGAGGTGATGCGGCGGCCGGGGTTGAAAGTGGAGGAGGTGTTCAAGGCGGTGCGGGTGGAGGTGGAGCGGCGGAGTGGTGGG
The window above is part of the Chloracidobacterium sp. genome. Proteins encoded here:
- the leuS gene encoding leucine--tRNA ligase, giving the protein MHEKYQPHVIEEHWQRIWRDEQTFAVRDDGTRPRYYMLEMLPYPSGRIHLGHVRNYSIGDAVAWYKRLRGYDVLHPMGWDAFGLPAENAAIKQGARPDDWTFHNIAVMRAQLQRLGFSYDWSREITTCRPEYYRWNQWMFIQLFKKGLVYRKRSVVNWCPKCNTSLANEQAEGGYCWRHEDTPVEQRELEQWFVRQTDYAEELLAGIEGVLRDGWPGHVLKRQRDWIGRSEGVAVDFALADAPTVNIRIFTTRLDTIYGANAVIVAPEHPLMATLLERSPVRAEVAAFVERITAQSLRERTESREKEGVDTGLCAVNPFNGERLPVWTANFVLAQYGTGALMSVPAHDERDFEFSRKYRLPIRRVVWDAIPADPNATLEISSVPFLDEGCLGPDCGPFAGMASDAARAAMADYAEAQGFGKRTVVYRLRDWGISRQRAWGTPIPMIHCDACGTISPEREENLPVLLPPDLDFSAGAPLATHPTFTKVTCPNCGAPARRDTDTMDTFVDSNWYYFRYCDPHNDRRPFDTETVKRWIPVDFYIGGDEHAVMHLIYTRAWTMMMRDIGLIDFGEPVKRLLTQGMVILNGAKMSKSRGNIVDPDEMIRRYGADATRLSILFAAPPEREVDWKRVTDEHGNEDYPAAEGAMRYLARVWRLAYRWRDRCRAVTGVPEAVSPAAEAARRATHQAIARATDAFENGLRLNVAVATCMELTNALYDFDTAVGETTTDADAQTMREGLEALTLMLAPLAPHIASELWRELGHTVPLTEAAWPAFDPELAREPQLEIPVQVNGKLKSKVLVSPDASDADLETAALTDGKIKALTEGKTIVKVIVVPKRLVNIVLR
- a CDS encoding caspase family protein: MAVRWESLRSGVFLAAVAAALVWATAWPVATEAVGQKKRRTRSGQRVRQVLPPSEEASVPASERRVALVIGNGAYRGARPLANPGNDARAMAGVLRELGFEVLGTGGGGYVDLDAGGLWWRR
- a CDS encoding caspase family protein produces the protein MVEAVKRFRQRLRESGGVGLFYFAGHGVEVGGVNYLIPVEADPREELDVKYQGVDVGDVLEAMKESRLGIVILDACRDNPFRGAWAGKRTSGGWGLGRTEAPSGMLIAYATGPGKTARDGYQGERNGLYTEVLLEVMRRPGLKVEEVFKAVRVEVERRSGGEQVPWEPSSLKGDFYFRPVAGDVQGTDAKTPVSGGKPAIELKVEREVPRGVVAVRVWEIGMAVEVDGKALGVAEAKGEVFRVKELAAGRVVTVVGRKAGMAVAEKRVEVEAGKEVELGLPSVGEGVCRRLGAWG